Proteins co-encoded in one Armatimonadota bacterium genomic window:
- a CDS encoding CoA-binding protein, with product MLSEETIHAFLGARSLAVFGVSRDPEKYGYKVYKTLKEKGLRVFAINPRADEVDGDPVYPNLLALPETPEAIVTVVPPEVTRTVVADALAAGVRKIWMQPGSEHEEAIQQAQQAGATVVHGGPCIMVVAKTHLRK from the coding sequence GTGCTTTCTGAAGAGACTATTCACGCTTTCCTCGGCGCGCGGTCGCTGGCGGTGTTTGGTGTGTCGCGAGATCCCGAGAAGTATGGCTATAAGGTATACAAGACGCTGAAAGAAAAGGGGTTGCGGGTGTTCGCCATCAACCCTCGCGCGGATGAGGTGGATGGTGACCCGGTCTATCCGAACCTGCTGGCACTGCCCGAAACGCCGGAGGCGATAGTGACCGTTGTGCCGCCGGAGGTTACCAGAACAGTGGTTGCCGATGCGCTGGCGGCAGGCGTTCGCAAAATCTGGATGCAACCCGGCTCCGAACACGAGGAAGCCATCCAGCAGGCGCAGCAGGCAGGCGCAACGGTCGTGCACGGCGGACCGTGCATTATGGTGGTGGCGAAAACGCACCTGCGCAAGTAG
- the leuD gene encoding 3-isopropylmalate dehydratase small subunit, with protein MKPFEKMTALVAPLDQPNVDTDQIVPKQFLKRVERTGFGQFLFYDWRFLPDGSPNPEFVLNQPRYQGAQILLARENFGCGSSREHAPWALLDYGFRVIIAPSFADIFRTNCFQNGILPVELPSEVVEDLFRRVNAQEGYQMTVDLEAQTLTGSDGFVCRFEIDPFRKKCLLEGLDDIGLTLQHEHKIAAYEATHREPWQAAIASR; from the coding sequence ATGAAACCGTTTGAAAAGATGACCGCGCTGGTGGCTCCACTGGATCAACCGAATGTGGACACCGACCAGATTGTGCCCAAGCAGTTTTTGAAACGGGTGGAGCGCACCGGCTTTGGGCAGTTCCTCTTCTATGACTGGCGGTTTTTACCCGACGGCTCGCCCAATCCCGAGTTTGTGCTGAATCAGCCGCGCTATCAGGGAGCACAGATTCTGCTCGCTCGTGAGAACTTTGGCTGTGGCTCCAGCCGAGAACATGCTCCCTGGGCACTGCTGGACTACGGCTTTCGGGTAATTATCGCTCCCTCCTTCGCCGATATCTTCAGGACGAACTGTTTCCAGAACGGTATCCTGCCGGTGGAACTGCCGTCGGAGGTGGTGGAGGACCTGTTCCGCCGCGTCAACGCGCAGGAAGGCTACCAGATGACCGTAGACCTGGAGGCGCAGACACTCACCGGCAGTGATGGTTTCGTCTGCCGGTTCGAGATAGACCCCTTCCGCAAGAAGTGCCTGCTGGAGGGACTGGACGACATCGGCTTGACCCTGCAGCATGAGCACAAGATTGCCGCTTATGAAGCCACGCACCGCGAACCCTGGCAGGCAGCAATAGCGAGCAGGTGA
- the leuC gene encoding 3-isopropylmalate dehydratase large subunit codes for MPTLFEKIWDAHVVHEEPGRPALLYIDRHFVHEVTSPQAFDGLREAGRRVRRPDLTFATMDHNVPTDNRLVIADPISRKQIETLRRNCEEFGITLFDLDSEDNGIVHVIGPELGITLPGLTIVCGDSHTSTHGAFGALAFGIGTSEVEHVLATQTLPQTKPRTMAIRLEGKLPLGVTAKDIILTIIGRIGAGGGTGCVIEYMGEAIRALSMEERLTICNMSIEAGARAGMIAPDETTFAYLEGRRYAPQGKQFERAVAYWQTLPSDPDARFDREVRFDVSTFAPQVTWGTSPEQVVDVTDRVPDPASFTDETKAKAAERALQYMGLKPGTPIQEIAVDRVFIGSCTNGRLNDLRAAAAVVKGKKVAPHVRAMVVPGSQRVKRLAEEEGLHRIFIEAGFEWRESGCSMCLGMNPDILQPGERSASTSNRNFEGRQGRGGRTHLVSPEMAAAAAIAGHFVDIREWYREGKIAEEVLRR; via the coding sequence ATGCCCACTTTGTTCGAGAAAATCTGGGATGCGCATGTCGTCCACGAGGAACCGGGACGACCTGCTTTACTATACATCGACCGTCACTTCGTCCACGAAGTCACCTCACCACAGGCGTTTGACGGCTTGCGCGAGGCGGGGCGCAGGGTGCGCCGTCCCGACCTCACCTTCGCCACGATGGACCATAACGTGCCGACAGACAACCGTCTGGTGATTGCTGACCCCATTTCGCGCAAACAGATTGAAACCCTCCGGCGCAACTGCGAAGAGTTCGGTATTACCCTGTTTGACCTTGATAGTGAGGACAACGGCATCGTGCACGTCATCGGTCCTGAACTGGGCATCACCCTGCCCGGGCTGACCATCGTGTGCGGCGACAGCCACACCTCCACACACGGCGCGTTTGGTGCGCTGGCGTTTGGCATCGGCACCTCCGAAGTGGAGCACGTGCTGGCGACGCAGACTCTGCCCCAGACGAAGCCTCGCACGATGGCGATTCGGCTGGAGGGTAAACTCCCGCTGGGTGTTACCGCTAAAGACATTATTCTGACTATCATCGGGCGTATTGGCGCCGGGGGCGGCACGGGCTGTGTGATAGAATACATGGGTGAGGCCATACGCGCGCTGAGTATGGAGGAGCGGTTGACGATATGCAACATGTCCATCGAGGCGGGCGCGCGCGCTGGCATGATTGCGCCTGATGAGACCACCTTCGCCTATCTAGAAGGCAGGCGTTACGCTCCACAGGGCAAGCAGTTCGAACGGGCAGTCGCCTACTGGCAAACCCTACCCTCCGACCCCGATGCGCGGTTCGACCGCGAGGTGCGGTTCGATGTGTCCACTTTCGCCCCGCAGGTCACCTGGGGTACCAGTCCTGAGCAGGTCGTGGATGTGACCGACCGCGTGCCCGATCCCGCTTCCTTCACCGACGAGACGAAGGCAAAAGCGGCGGAGCGCGCCCTGCAGTATATGGGGCTGAAACCGGGCACGCCCATTCAAGAGATTGCGGTGGACAGAGTGTTCATCGGTTCCTGCACGAACGGTCGTTTGAATGACCTGCGTGCGGCGGCAGCGGTCGTGAAGGGCAAGAAGGTAGCTCCGCATGTGCGGGCGATGGTGGTTCCCGGCTCGCAGCGTGTCAAGCGGCTGGCGGAAGAGGAAGGCTTGCATCGCATCTTCATCGAGGCGGGCTTCGAGTGGCGCGAGTCGGGCTGCAGCATGTGCCTGGGTATGAACCCGGACATCCTGCAACCCGGTGAGCGTTCTGCTTCCACCAGCAACCGCAATTTCGAAGGCAGACAGGGGCGTGGTGGGCGCACGCATCTGGTCAGCCCCGAAATGGCAGCCGCTGCCGCTATCGCCGGGCACTTTGTAGACATCCGCGAGTGGTATCGCGAAGGTAAAATCGCCGAGGAGGTACTGCGCCGATGA
- a CDS encoding sugar phosphate isomerase: protein MLRAGVCSVTFRKLSAQEVIRLAAQAGLQGIEWGGDIHVPHGDLQTAREVARQTQEAGLAVSSYGSYYRAGHGDELPFEKVLATAKELGAPVVRVWAGKRGTKDATSDYWKQVVDDSRRIAEMASREGITLCYEFHSGTLTDSADSAKRLLESVNHPAMRTYWQPRVEQTALRNLRDLRTVLPWLVNVHAFWWSSAGERRPLQEGEKAWSRFLQVIHLSQREHWILLEFVRADSPEAFLQDALTLQEWLKTG, encoded by the coding sequence ATGCTCAGGGCAGGAGTATGTTCGGTCACCTTTCGGAAGTTATCCGCACAGGAAGTGATTCGTCTGGCGGCACAGGCTGGTCTGCAGGGCATCGAATGGGGCGGCGATATCCATGTTCCGCACGGCGACCTGCAAACAGCCCGCGAGGTCGCACGCCAAACGCAAGAGGCAGGGCTGGCGGTCAGCTCCTACGGCTCTTACTACCGCGCAGGGCACGGGGATGAGCTGCCCTTTGAGAAAGTGCTGGCAACGGCGAAAGAGCTGGGCGCGCCCGTCGTCCGCGTGTGGGCGGGCAAACGAGGCACGAAAGACGCCACATCCGACTACTGGAAGCAGGTTGTGGATGACTCGCGACGCATCGCCGAGATGGCTTCTCGCGAAGGCATCACCCTCTGCTACGAATTTCACAGCGGCACACTCACCGACAGCGCAGACTCGGCAAAGCGGCTGCTGGAATCGGTGAACCATCCTGCAATGCGCACTTACTGGCAACCACGAGTAGAGCAAACCGCCCTGCGCAACCTGCGCGACCTGCGCACTGTCCTGCCCTGGCTGGTGAACGTGCATGCCTTCTGGTGGAGCAGCGCCGGTGAACGCCGCCCCCTGCAGGAAGGGGAAAAGGCATGGAGCCGTTTCCTGCAGGTGATCCACCTGTCCCAGCGGGAACACTGGATACTGCTGGAGTTCGTGCGTGCCGATTCCCCAGAGGCGTTTCTGCAGGACGCACTGACTTTGCAAGAGTGGTTGAAAACGGGATAG